Below is a window of Musa acuminata AAA Group cultivar baxijiao chromosome BXJ3-11, Cavendish_Baxijiao_AAA, whole genome shotgun sequence DNA.
CATTGGAACTAGCTCTAGTTGTTCACACATATAAATAGTAGGATATATCTCAAACTTTGAAATGTCATTACCTCATTCATTACTTTAGAAAAGGTTCAGATGATGATCTTAAATGTGAAGCCATCGGCTTGGATCTGTCAATGCTAAAGGCTAGTGAAGATCAGTTAACTTAATCGTTTGGCCCAACTAGTCATCGATGGCATGGTATAGAAACATTTTGAAGGTCATTTGTATTAAGGGATTAAccttttatgattttttactcTACAGTCTTTGTTAGATTAGTACATACTAGTTGCATGAAATGGCACGAGCTACATGTTGCCTCGTGCAAACAGATTGGTAAGGATGCACAGACACACCTTCAACAGAACATTGATCCATGTGTGCACACTTGCAAAGGTCAGTATGATGATAGTTGATTTATACATCCCAGATATAAGGCTCAATTCAAGCTTGTTCTGGTGCTCAAAACTGAAGTTTTCGACTTCAATTTTATTTGGTGAGGATCATTGAATTTTTCTCAAAGGTTATTTGTTTTATGAAACCGGTAGGATattcttttacagttttacttttGTTGTAGTTGGCATTGCTTTATTTGTTCATTAGGTTgaatatttggtttttttttatgtttgttaTCTTTCCAGAGTGGGATTACCAAGCAGTAAAGAATTATTTGATGCTAAATTGGAAAAGAAAACCTTGCAGAAAGGATTGTTGCTTGAGTTTAGGAAAGATTCTCAAAAGACATTGCTAGCAGTTGTCCAAAAGCCTGATGGGAAGAAAAATTGGATGGTTTGCGATCAGGTTCCTACAAACAACTTCTTCAGCTAAATAGATCTCTAGGtccttgtttattttttatatctcCCCTGACTACTCTATGTTATATTTGATCTAACTGATTCTGAGGCATCAAATTTAGTTTAGTATTTAATTTTCAAAGCAGAATGGAGTGATTTGCTCAATAAAGCCCCAACAAATCACATACGTGGTACCTGGTATTGAAGACTTTGACCACACAGATATCTCTGAATTTGTTCAGAAAGCTCAGGGTCTCTTAGTAAGTGTCAGAGAATTCAATATTTGGATAATAGAACTTGGAGCCATTTATTTACAAGTTGTTATTTGTTTCCCACAGGATCCATCCATTCTGGAGTGTGCTTGGATAGAGctttcagaaaataaaaggacaGTGACAGCTGAGGAATTAGCTGAGGTACTTATTTGACAAAATCAACTTTCCATGCTTGAACACTGCTCATCTTTCATTTTCTTCAGATTATATATGGCAGCCAGGAATCTCTTGAAAGCTACTGTTCCCATCTCTTGTTGTCAAGAGATGACATATATTTTAATGTGATTGAGAGCAAGGGATATTGTTCTCTATATGAACCACGTCCTAGCATTCAGGTATCTTATTTCCCTCTGCTATTTCACACCCTTTGTCACTTCAATGCAGATGGTTTTTACTTATATTCCAGGTTTGCTGTTTCCAAAAGGGCAGTCTTGTTTCTATTGGAAGTTTATTTTTGAATCACATTGTATCACAAGAATGAAATTAGGAATATGGATTTTATGTAGCTACAAGAATAGTCATCAGTGGTTTTAGATAATTTCATCATGTATCCTACTTATTATCACTAATAGGAGAATGGAAgccatttatttattaaaaataataagattaatattttaaatgcTGCAATGCTTTAGAACCTTTCCTTAGCTTTGACATCTTTCTGTATGTTGTATACAAATTGATTTCCATGTTAATCCAGACATGTCGCATTGAGAAGAAACTTACATGCCATTAAGGTATCAGCACATGCCATGCTGAATTGTGCTAAAGGTGTCCCCTGGCATACCTGCTTACCAACTGCCCTACTAGAAAGGCATTGAAATACCTTTTCTGTTAAGTGAGAATCCTTTTTCTTGGTCTGGCATAATAAACTAATTTGGATTAATGGTAGAATCATTAGATGCTGTCTCAACTCTCAAGAGAGGAAATGTCTgaattagtttatattttttgCCCTGTAATCTGTTTTTTGTCGTCGTGATACTTGACCTGGCATTCTATCTTATTCATCATGTGATGTTGTCACTATGGCTGTGCAAGAGCAGTGCGCTAATACCTTGTTCCCTGTTATGTTTTTTGGTTTAATCCTTTTTAATTTTTTGCTTTTATTTTCTAAATGATTTCTGTGTGGTGTATTAGGTGGAGGAACTCTTAAAAAGGAAGCTTGTCAAAGAGTCTTCAGAGAAGGAACTTGAAGAGTTTGTGCACTTACTATTGTCTGCAAAAGCTATGCCTTCACGGTCTAAACCTTCCAAAAGCTCATGGATGATAGAAGATAAAGTTAATAGGAGAATTGAATCTCTTGAGGCTTATGCTTTAGATGCGTGCAAAAATGATGAACAACGAAAAACTGCTGGAAGTGTAATACTTCTTTTCGTCTCTGTTGACTTTGTTTTGTTTTTAGTATATGTTATATTGTTGGCACATACCAAAAAAATGGATGCCCTTTTTTTTCTATCATCCTTTTCTTACAAGAGAATTTTCCATAGTACATGTATCAATGTATATGCCATTGGGATTAAGGAACAGCACTGACCACTATTAGTATCTCCTTTTCTTTTGGGGGGAGGGCGgggggatttttttttattttttatcatattgATTTTAGCTTTTTACAGTCACATTTtgtatgaaattatctttttatctctaTTAAACTGAAATCTAATAGGATGTTATAATATATTGATGGATTAAGAAAGTAGATGTGGACATATATTTCTGTACCTTTAGGTTCTTTTCTGCTATTTTTGTATATCCAATCACAGCTGTAGTTAATTTGTTAATGTTGCAGAAGATACTTTTTATTGTCTTTGTGTATTTACTCCACAGTTGTACTTAATTGATCAATTTTGCAATAGATACTCAAGGCAATGGGATTAATGAAGACATCATCTGCTGCAGTTAACCTCCTCATAGATATTGGATACTTCCCTGTGCATGTCAATCTTGACCTCTTTAAGTTCAATATCCACACTGAATACAGCGAAGAAGTTCTGTCAGCCGCCGAAAACCTTCTAGCTGTTTCCAATGATCTTGATGAGGTAATAGTATAGTTGAGATGTTGTATTAAGTTTATAGTTGTTATGAGATATACTTAACTACTCTTGCCAAGTtaatctactttggtttaactttAGGGAAACAGGAAAGATCTTACATTTTTGAAAGTGTATGCCATTGACGTGGATGATGCTGATGAGGTAGAATGGAATTCATGCATGTGAAGTGCCAAGCACATGTTGGATCAATATGTTAATCATCTTGCACCATGCCATTGGCCTTGTTATCTCTAATATGCTGTTAATGGTGCAGCTCGATGATGCATTAAGCGCTACAAGGCTACCAGATGGAAGGATAAAACTCTGGATCCATGTTGCTGATCCCACTTGTTTGGTTGCACCTCACAGCATACTTGACCGGTTTATCCTTGTTAATTTATTTTTCTGTTTAATTAGTAACAGAATTCATATGGTTTAGACTTAAAAGAgttgatcatttttttttctgatgCATAGGGAGGCAATGAGGAGAGGAACCTCCATATTCTTGCCTACTGCTACCTATCCAATGTTCCCAGAGAAGCTTGCAATGGAGGGTATGAGCTTGCAGCAAGGAAAACTATGCAGGGCTGTCAGTGTATCTGTAACATTATCCCAAGATGGAAGGTAAATTTTAGTTGTTTAGTTCTTTTCATCTGCAGTGAATCTTCTCCATACAAATTCAGTTAACCTTTATCAAATGCCAGCATTGCAGATTTTGCAATAGAGAACTCAATCATTAGACCTACCTATATGTTGACATATGAGAACGCAACCGAGTTACTTCATCTGAATCTAGAAGAGGAGGGTGAGCTCAGGATTCTATCAGAGGCTGCCTTGCTCAGGTTTCAGTGGCGTTGTGACCAGGTTTTCTTTTAGGCTATTGTTATATTCTTCCTGCTAATTATCTTATTATCTATAGTTATTTTATTTGTAGTCAATTTTATTTCATCCCTTCATCACTGCCATGATGTTCCTATGATCTAATTGCAAGGCCAGAGAAGTATCAAAGTGTACAAAAAAAATTGAACATTAGTCTCATGAAGGTCATGGGACAGTTGAAACCAAGGTTTTAAATTTTTACAGGACTGGTCCGGGCATGAATAGACTGAGCTCGGAGTCACACATCCTGGAACCACGTAACCCCATAGGACTGAGTCAGAAGGATAAGGGGACCTGGTATGGCATCACTTTATTGTAATTGAGTTCGGTGTGGCAGGCACACTGCTCATTAGCCATCCTCTGGTACCGAAATCTTCAAGGCCTAACAGGCAGCTGGCACCTTTAGGTCACCACGAAAGTAAGCCCCTTGCGGGCAGCTTCCACTAACTGGTATTCAGCACCTTAGGGTCAGGTTAGTGTAGACATCCCTTTTGGTCGGTTTGTGGTGGGTTCATTGGTTATGAGGTTCAATCCCTTATT
It encodes the following:
- the LOC103972279 gene encoding ribonuclease II, chloroplastic/mitochondrial, which produces MSGGGLLRTACHPPLSGFLSLRFFHPRRRRRLYALCGRHRNLGLASSLPSLGFRLDRYGFSERSCYVHSLVESVMEELAVIRATRRIRATAKVGLPSSKELFDAKLEKKTLQKGLLLEFRKDSQKTLLAVVQKPDGKKNWMVCDQNGVICSIKPQQITYVVPGIEDFDHTDISEFVQKAQGLLDPSILECAWIELSENKRTVTAEELAEIIYGSQESLESYCSHLLLSRDDIYFNVIESKGYCSLYEPRPSIQVEELLKRKLVKESSEKELEEFVHLLLSAKAMPSRSKPSKSSWMIEDKVNRRIESLEAYALDACKNDEQRKTAGSILKAMGLMKTSSAAVNLLIDIGYFPVHVNLDLFKFNIHTEYSEEVLSAAENLLAVSNDLDEGNRKDLTFLKVYAIDVDDADELDDALSATRLPDGRIKLWIHVADPTCLVAPHSILDREAMRRGTSIFLPTATYPMFPEKLAMEGMSLQQGKLCRAVSVSVTLSQDGSIADFAIENSIIRPTYMLTYENATELLHLNLEEEGELRILSEAALLRFQWRCDQGAIDTATIDPRIKVAKPDDPEPSITLYVEDQSNPAMRLVSEMMILCGEVIATFGSCNNISLPYRGQPQSNISASAFSHLPEGPARSAAYLKIMRAAEMNFRKPIRHGVLGLPGYVQFTSPIRRYIDLLAHYQVKAFIRGESLPFSAGELEGMACLVNMHVRVAKRLQSNSLRYWLLEYLRRQERERKFSAMILRLIKDRTAALLLMEVGVQAIAIVSDGKKVGDEIKVTIDEAHPRDDVLSVREV